In Photobacterium sp. TLY01, the following proteins share a genomic window:
- a CDS encoding sensor domain-containing diguanylate cyclase, whose amino-acid sequence MLAPEKPRNEVERLQCLRSLSLLDTDREERFDRITRLARRLFNVPVATVTLVDDDRQWFKSCCGADLTETSREVSFCGHAILDDGPFIVSDASQDKRFHDNPLVCGPPHIRFYAGVPLVYDNKYKLGTLCIFDHQPHSMDNDEVRDLVDLAKMAEQELSALHDATIDELTQISNRRGFIKLATKSLENSHLHGTPFSLAFFDLNKFKEINDKLGHQAGDDALKDFAFLISQSFRYSDLFARVGGDEFVVLYSGVTEQEAQTMIQRFQKTVDEFNVQQKRPYQLSFSAGVYTLPAGKMMNLDEILAKADSRMYLSKMQS is encoded by the coding sequence ATGCTAGCACCAGAGAAACCCAGAAACGAAGTTGAGCGTTTGCAATGCTTGCGTTCCTTATCTTTGCTGGATACAGATCGGGAAGAGAGATTCGACCGGATAACGCGTCTCGCCAGGCGATTGTTCAATGTGCCAGTCGCCACCGTCACGCTGGTTGATGATGACAGGCAGTGGTTTAAATCCTGTTGCGGCGCCGACCTGACGGAAACCAGCCGGGAAGTGTCATTTTGCGGGCACGCAATTCTTGATGATGGCCCTTTCATTGTCTCTGATGCCTCCCAGGACAAACGTTTTCATGATAATCCTTTGGTCTGCGGGCCTCCTCATATCCGCTTTTATGCGGGTGTGCCTTTGGTTTACGACAATAAATACAAGCTGGGTACCTTGTGTATCTTCGATCATCAGCCCCATTCGATGGACAATGACGAAGTGAGGGATCTGGTGGATCTGGCCAAAATGGCCGAGCAGGAGTTGTCTGCCCTGCACGATGCAACCATTGATGAATTGACTCAGATCTCTAACCGTCGTGGTTTCATCAAACTCGCGACCAAGAGTCTGGAGAACAGCCATCTCCATGGCACCCCTTTCTCACTGGCATTTTTCGACCTGAATAAGTTCAAAGAAATCAATGACAAACTCGGTCATCAGGCTGGTGATGATGCGCTGAAGGACTTTGCTTTTCTGATCAGTCAGAGCTTTCGCTACTCTGATTTATTTGCCCGAGTCGGCGGGGATGAGTTTGTCGTCTTGTATTCAGGGGTCACGGAGCAAGAAGCTCAGACCATGATTCAACGTTTTCAGAAAACGGTGGATGAATTCAACGTGCAGCAAAAGCGCCCGTATCAGTTATCTTTCAGTGCTGGTGTCTACACTTTGCCCGCAGGGAAAATGATGAACCTGGACGAAATTCTGGCAAAAGCCGATTCCAGAATGTATCTCAGTAAGATGCAATCCTGA
- a CDS encoding DEAD/DEAH box helicase, with protein MSFASQNFAPEIVRALDECGYEKMTPIQQKAIPAARRGEDIVANAQTGTGKTAAFSLPIIQKIADTPKARKSFTTRALILAPTRELAEQIARNISDYSQYLELRVAAVFGGKKMSSQEKQLESGVDILVATPGRLIEHLDLGNLSLANLEFLVFDEADRMLDMGFIGDIRTIMSGIQGHPQTMLFSATFSSMMNKLAGDITNKPKRISVTPENSTAETVAHVVYPVDEERKRELLSELIGKKNWQQVLVFVNYKETANTLVTELKLDGIKAVLCHGDKAQSARRRALEEFTTGKARVMVATEVAARGLDIQGLPHVVNYDMPFLAEDYVHRIGRTGRAGQQGHAISFVSREEELTLLQVEKLIKQRIRRVILEGYEPAKRDALIEKLNTKASYRDRKGRTNNPDQSAAERRMRLQKAIRNRSAAPKTLKK; from the coding sequence ATGTCATTTGCTTCACAAAATTTTGCTCCGGAAATTGTTCGCGCTTTGGACGAATGTGGTTATGAAAAGATGACCCCTATTCAGCAAAAAGCGATCCCTGCTGCCCGTCGTGGTGAGGACATTGTGGCAAATGCCCAGACAGGTACGGGCAAAACAGCTGCATTTTCACTGCCGATTATCCAGAAAATTGCAGATACCCCGAAAGCCAGAAAAAGTTTTACCACTCGCGCACTGATCCTTGCGCCGACACGTGAACTGGCAGAGCAAATCGCACGCAATATTTCAGATTACAGCCAGTATCTGGAATTACGTGTGGCGGCTGTTTTTGGCGGCAAGAAAATGTCGAGCCAGGAAAAACAACTGGAAAGTGGCGTTGACATTCTGGTTGCCACGCCGGGCCGTTTAATTGAGCATCTGGACCTCGGCAACCTGTCGTTAGCAAACCTGGAATTTCTGGTGTTTGATGAAGCAGACCGTATGTTAGATATGGGTTTCATTGGGGATATCCGCACGATTATGAGCGGTATTCAGGGCCATCCGCAAACCATGCTGTTTTCTGCGACCTTCTCCAGCATGATGAACAAACTGGCTGGCGACATTACAAACAAACCCAAGCGTATTTCAGTCACGCCTGAAAACTCGACGGCAGAAACCGTGGCGCATGTGGTTTATCCGGTTGACGAGGAACGCAAACGTGAACTGCTTTCTGAGCTGATCGGCAAAAAGAACTGGCAGCAGGTACTGGTGTTTGTCAATTACAAAGAAACGGCCAATACGCTGGTCACTGAGCTGAAACTCGACGGAATCAAAGCCGTACTTTGCCATGGTGATAAAGCACAAAGTGCACGCCGCCGTGCGCTGGAAGAATTTACGACAGGCAAAGCTCGCGTCATGGTGGCCACGGAAGTGGCAGCTCGCGGACTGGATATTCAAGGTTTACCGCATGTGGTGAACTATGACATGCCGTTCCTTGCCGAAGACTATGTCCACCGCATTGGCCGTACCGGTCGTGCCGGACAGCAAGGTCACGCAATTTCTTTTGTCAGCCGTGAAGAAGAACTGACTTTGCTGCAAGTGGAAAAACTCATCAAACAGCGCATTCGCCGGGTGATTCTGGAAGGTTATGAACCCGCGAAACGTGATGCACTCATTGAGAAGCTGAACACCAAAGCTTCTTATCGCGATCGTAAAGGCCGGACGAACAACCCGGATCAATCTGCGGCAGAGCGCCGGATGCGGTTACAAAAAGCGATTCGTAATCGCAGTGCTGCACCGAAAACATTGAAAAAATAA